The Lutra lutra chromosome 10, mLutLut1.2, whole genome shotgun sequence genome contains a region encoding:
- the DEPDC7 gene encoding DEP domain-containing protein 7, producing the protein MATVREKAVALNLSALHSPAQRPPGFSVAQKPFGATYVWSSIINTLQTQVEVKRRRHHLKRHNDCFVGSEAVDVIFSHLIQNKYFGDVDIPRAKVVRVCQALMDYKVFEAVPTKVFGKDKKPTFEDSSCSLYRFTTVPSQDSQSGKENKLYSPSRYSGALFKSSDIKSASLEDLWENLSLKPTNSPPVNISATLSPQVINEVWQEETIGRLLQLVDLPLLDSLLKQQEVVSKVPQPKRQPDLVNSSNYLDRGILKAYSDSQEDEWLSAATDCLEYLPDQMVVDISRNFPEQPERIDLVKELLFDAIGKYYSSREPLLNHLSDVHNGIAELLVNGKTEIALEATQLFLKLLDSQNREEFRRLLYFMAVAAHPSEFKLQKESDNRMVVKRIFSKAIVDNKNLSKGKTDLLVLFLMDHQKDVFKIPGTLHKIVSVKLMAIQKGRDPNRSTGYIYCQRIDQSDYSDHTQKTTKDELMNLLKTIDEDSKLSAKEKKKLLGQFYKCHPDIFIEYFGD; encoded by the exons ATGGCTACGGTGCGGGAGAAGGCGGTGGCGCTGAACCTGTCGGCTCTCCATAGCCCGGCGCAGAGGCCTCCGG GTTTCAGTGTGGCCCAGAAACCGTTCGGAGCCACCTATGTGTGGAGCAGCATTATAAACACTCTGCAAACACAGGTGGAAGTGAAGAGGCGAAGACAccatttaaaaagacacaatgACTGCTTCGTTGGTTCAGAGGCTGTGGATGTCATTTTCTCTCACCTAATTCAGAATAAATATTTCGGCGATGTGGATATTCCTCGGGCCAAAGTGGTGAGAGTGTGTCAGGCACTTATGGACTACAAAGTATTTGAAGCAGTTCCAACCAAAGTCTTTGGCAAAGACAAGAAACCTACATTTGAAGATAGTAGTTGCAGCCTTTATAGATTCACAACTGTACCTAGCCAAGACAGTCAGTCGGGCAAAGAGAATAAACTATATTCGCCTTCCAG gTATTCAGGTGCATTATTTAAGTCATCTGATATCAAATCAGCAAGTTTAGAGGATCTGTGGGAAAATCTGAGTTTAAAGCCTACTAACTCCCCTCCTGTAAACATCTCTGCAACCTTGTCTCCCCAAG TTATTAATGAAGTATGGCAAGAAGAAACAATTGGACGTCTACTGCAGCTTGTAGACCTTCCACTTCTCGACTCCTTACTCAAACAGCAAGAGGTTGTATCTAAAGTTCCTCAGCCTAAGAGGCAACCTGACTTGGTCAACAGCAGTAACTATCTGGATCGAGGGATCCTCAAGGCTTACAGTGACTCTCA GGAAGACGAATGGCTCTCTGCGGCAACTGACTGCTTAGAGTACCTTCCAGACCAGATGGTGGTGGACATAAGCAGAAACTTTCCTGAGCAACCAGAGAGGATAGACTTAGTGAAAGAACTTCTGTTTGATGCCATTGGGAAATATTACAGTAGTAGGGAACCTCTGTTAAATCACTTATCTGATGTTCATAATGGCATTGCAGAACTCTTAG TGAATGGGAAGACTGAAATAGCATTAGAAGCCACTCAGCTCTTCTTAAAGCTTCTGGACTCCCAAAATAGAGAAGAATTTAGAAGACTACTGTATTTCATGGCTGTTGCAGCACATCCTTCTGAATTTAAATTACAGAAAGAA agtgACAACCGAATGGTTGTGAAAAGGATATTCTCAAAAGCGATTGTTGACAATAAAAATTTATCCAAAGGCAAAACTGATCTTCTCGTACTCTTTTTAATGGACCatcaaaaagatgtttttaag attccAGGAACTCTACATAAAATTGTTAGTGTTAAACTCATGGCCattcagaaaggaagagatcCAAATAGAAGCACAG GATACATATATTGCCAGAGAATTGATCAAAGTGATTATTCTGACCATACACAGAAGACAACCAAGGATGAACTAATGAATTTACTAAAGACTATTGATGAGGATTCAAAATTGTctgccaaagagaagaaaaaattgctAGGTCAGTTTTATAAGTGTCATCCAGACATCTTTATTGAGTATTTTGGAGACTGA